AGCCGCTCTCAAAGCAGCGAGAAACGGTGATTTCTCCGTCCGGTTAGCAGAAGATAATGGTTTGGGTGAAATTGCCGCAGTATTTAATGAGTTGGTAAGTTTAAATCAAAATTTTGCTCAAGAAGTAGCGCGTATAGCAGATGAGATTGGTACAGAGGGAAAACTGGGTTCTCAAGCTGTCATTAAAGGTGCAAAGGGTTCTTGGCGACAATTACTGGACAATTTGAATCAAATGTCTGCCAATATCTCTGACCAAATTAAAAGTATTAATGAAGTCACACTTGTAGTAGCACAAGGAAACTTATCTGAGCAAATTGAAGCCACAACTAATGCCGGAGAGTTTAAACATCTCAGCAATAATACTAATCAAATGATTAGCCGCTTGAGGTCTTCAATTAGACAAATGGCAGATGTAGCTACAGCCGTCGCTTCTTCTGCGGAGGAATTAACCGCAGTGAGTAAGGAAATGACAGACAACGCCAAACAAACTTCAGAACAAGCAACATCCGCCTCAGCCTCAGCCGAACAAGTCAATCAAAATACAATGACAGTTGTCACGGCTGTAGAAGAAATGAACGCCAGTATTAGAGAAATTGCCAAGAATGTTGCCGAAGGCGCACAAGTTGCTAATGAAGCCGTAAAAACGGCCGATCGCACCAACCAAACAATTGATAAACTCGGTCAAAGTAGTATCGAAATTGGCAAAGTCATCAAAGTTATCACCTCAATAGCCCAACAAACAAACCTACTCGCTCTTAATGCTACTATCGAAGCCGCCAGGGCCGGGGATGCTGGTAGAGGCTTTGCTGTAGTCGCCAACGAAGTCAAAGAATTAGCCAAGCAAACCGCCAACGCCACCGAAGATATTAGCCAACGCATCGAAGCCATCCAAAACGATACCAAGGACGCGGTAACAGCTATCACCCAAATT
Above is a genomic segment from Nostoc sp. MS1 containing:
- a CDS encoding methyl-accepting chemotaxis protein; translated protein: MATNRSRRTANSKSPIEDSIEPTQEPILTDNGSTDIQLQPLLAALKAARNGDFSVRLAEDNGLGEIAAVFNELVSLNQNFAQEVARIADEIGTEGKLGSQAVIKGAKGSWRQLLDNLNQMSANISDQIKSINEVTLVVAQGNLSEQIEATTNAGEFKHLSNNTNQMISRLRSSIRQMADVATAVASSAEELTAVSKEMTDNAKQTSEQATSASASAEQVNQNTMTVVTAVEEMNASIREIAKNVAEGAQVANEAVKTADRTNQTIDKLGQSSIEIGKVIKVITSIAQQTNLLALNATIEAARAGDAGRGFAVVANEVKELAKQTANATEDISQRIEAIQNDTKDAVTAITQITDIINQINDLQSTIASAVEEQTATTNEIARNIGEAAKGTSAIAKNIGIVALNAQTTTIGASNTSDAATELARMAVDLQKVVNQFKY